A DNA window from Malus domestica chromosome 12, GDT2T_hap1 contains the following coding sequences:
- the LOC103427610 gene encoding ribulose bisphosphate carboxylase/oxygenase activase, chloroplastic-like isoform X4, whose translation MAASVSAATIAAVNRSPLNFNASAFLGNYSWKKLSSKIINHPKTSSTGNFKVSAEYDESKQTSKDRWGGLAFDTSDDQQDITRGKGMVDTLFQAPVGSGTHYAVMSSYDYISTGLRQLDNMMDGFYIAPDFMDKLVVHITKNFLNLPNIKVPLILGIWGGKGQGKSFQCELVFSKMGIKPHAGSPSLSRQSEENTFQAPCRLPVPVLNSQRKHTPGPMPKPNRRPGRTKRTIRDMLNLNKLDFTALEVYGRNYLKWVQDVKLHLTAKGIRATIEEPIDNKPVDEVEKTTAMILIRRHIHDALQTKYFVEEDPRIFWLAITDRFDHQKDIYFPETRHCWQHLRF comes from the exons ATGGCTGCTTCAGTCTCAGCAGCAACCATCGCGGCCGTCAACAGATCACCG TTGAACTTCAACGCCTCTGCTTTCTTAGGAAACTACAGCTGGAAGAAGTTGAGCTCCAAGATCATCAACCACCCCAAGACCTCTTCAACTGGGAACTTCAAGGTTTCTGCAGAATACGATGAGTCGAAGCAGACCTCCAAGGACAGGTGGGGAGGACTTGCCTTTGACACTTCAGATGACCAGCAGGACATCACCAGAGGAAAGGGCATGGTGGACACCCTTTTCCAAGCTCCTGTGGGCAGTGGGACCCACTACGCCGTCATGAGCTCCTACGATTACATCAGTACTGGCCTTCGCCA ACTGGACAACATGATGGATGGCTTCTACATTGCTCCAGATTTCATGGACAAACTTGTGGTTCACATTACCAAGAACTTTTTGAACCTGCCCAACATTaag GTTCCTCTTATTTTGGGTATCTGGGGAGGCAAAGGTCAAGGAAAATCATTTCAATGTGAGCTTGTCTTCTCCAAGATGGGAATCAA gccccatgccggctccccgtctctgagcagacagtcagaggaaaatacattCCAAGCCCCATGTAGGCTCCCggtccctgtgctaaatagtcagaggaaacacactccaggccctatgccaaaaCCAAACCGTCGTCCAGGACGGACCAAAAGGACCattag ggacatgttgaacttgaacaagctcgatttcaccgCTTTGGAAGTATAtggaagaaactacctgaagtgggttcaagacgtgaagctccacctcaccgcaaagggtattagagccaccatcgagGAACCTATCGACAATAAACCCGTCGATGAAGTTGAGAAAACTACTGCTATGATCTTGattcgaagacacatccatgatgcactgcaaaccAAGTACTTTGTTGAGGAAGATCCACGCATCTTCTGGCTTGCTATAACCGATCGTTTCGATCATCAGAAAGACATTTACTTTCCTGAAACAAGACACTGCTGGCAGCATTTACGCTTCTAA